A single Methanolobus sp. ZRKC5 DNA region contains:
- a CDS encoding SEC-C domain-containing protein has translation MSIGSKENYKVTLNESINENILNLLSLSFGCNENWTSPLGKSEIDFKPIISIDGDYYCFLTPHLIRNVISIIESLFSTKEFSKYTEIKSKYFEQKSLELLSNVLPNATIHKSLYYPFYEDEKEKWPEIDGIISYEDSLLLVEIKAKNKRSIAGRKDILTISKGDFKKNITEAFDQSKRALEYISSSEEVSFYDSNNKNKKEVLKLKKENYSNIFLVNITLEAFQDLSTSLNTVKLWDAKLLSGNHYPFAVSIYDLMIITELLENSDDFIKYLIERNNLELNQEISSLDEIDFLGYFLEHSTLSKTSDLPKSDITLLNGYSSNIEKYYSYLQGEIEYAEKPVRKKTQTEIIREKLESGFLSKNNRCWCGSNKKYKHCCGRN, from the coding sequence ATGAGTATCGGTTCCAAAGAAAACTATAAGGTAACTTTGAATGAGAGTATTAACGAAAATATTCTGAATCTCTTATCTTTATCGTTTGGGTGCAATGAAAATTGGACTTCACCATTAGGTAAAAGTGAAATTGATTTTAAACCAATAATATCTATAGATGGCGATTACTATTGTTTTTTAACTCCACATCTCATAAGAAATGTTATCTCTATCATTGAATCGCTGTTTTCGACTAAAGAATTCAGTAAATATACCGAAATAAAAAGCAAATATTTTGAACAAAAGTCATTGGAACTATTGAGTAACGTTCTTCCAAATGCTACGATTCATAAGAGTCTTTACTATCCATTTTATGAGGACGAAAAAGAGAAGTGGCCTGAAATTGATGGGATTATTTCTTATGAGGATAGTTTACTTCTTGTAGAAATTAAAGCAAAAAATAAGCGAAGTATTGCAGGAAGAAAAGATATTTTAACAATATCTAAAGGTGACTTCAAAAAAAATATCACTGAAGCTTTTGATCAATCAAAAAGAGCATTAGAATATATTTCAAGTTCAGAAGAAGTATCTTTTTATGACAGTAATAATAAAAATAAAAAGGAAGTTCTTAAACTCAAAAAAGAAAATTATAGTAATATATTTCTAGTCAATATTACTTTAGAAGCTTTCCAAGATTTATCAACATCTCTCAATACAGTAAAATTATGGGATGCAAAATTATTATCTGGCAATCATTATCCATTTGCTGTAAGCATTTATGATTTGATGATTATAACAGAATTATTAGAAAATTCCGATGACTTTATAAAATATTTGATAGAAAGAAACAATTTAGAGCTAAATCAAGAAATCAGCTCACTTGATGAAATTGATTTTTTAGGATACTTTTTAGAACATAGCACACTCTCAAAAACAAGTGATCTTCCTAAATCAGATATTACACTATTAAATGGATATAGTTCAAACATTGAGAAATACTACTCATATCTACAGGGAGAAATTGAATATGCAGAAAAGCCAGTGAGAAAGAAGACTCAAACTGAAATTATCCGTGAAAAATTAGAAAGTGGATTTTTGAGTAAAAACAATCGTTGTTGGTGTGGTTCTAATAAAAAATATAAGCATTGTTGCGGACGTAATTAA
- a CDS encoding IS5 family transposase: protein MDSFTDFTLNEEYKRLQSVGDKLAEIEYLVDWKPFRPILESMYINRTASGGRPEADVIVMFKMLVLQQWHGLSDAELEKQCIDRISFRKFLGFPEYVPDSTTVWSFRKRIIDNGKEKAVWDEMQNQLDALGLKIKKGMIQDATFIHSDPGHAKADVLRGKDAKTRRSKDGTWTKKNGKSHFGYKLHTIIDKDYELIRRFETTTASLHDSQVDLSEKGEVVYRDKGYFGAIAKGFAATMQRAVRGHPLGIMDILRNERISVKRVPCERVYAVTKEIFKTRKVLVTTVERVNAKMLMTAFCFNLHQLRTLKTKGVI from the coding sequence ATGGATTCTTTTACTGATTTTACCTTAAATGAAGAATATAAGCGTCTCCAATCTGTCGGAGATAAGCTTGCTGAAATTGAATATTTAGTAGATTGGAAGCCTTTTCGCCCTATTCTGGAGTCAATGTACATAAACAGAACAGCTTCAGGCGGACGGCCTGAAGCTGATGTTATTGTAATGTTCAAGATGCTTGTTCTGCAACAATGGCATGGTCTTTCTGATGCTGAGCTTGAAAAGCAGTGTATTGACAGGATATCCTTTAGGAAATTCCTGGGATTTCCTGAATATGTACCAGACAGTACAACTGTCTGGTCATTCAGGAAGAGAATTATCGACAATGGTAAAGAAAAAGCGGTGTGGGATGAAATGCAGAATCAGCTTGATGCTCTTGGTTTGAAGATTAAAAAAGGAATGATCCAGGATGCAACTTTTATTCACTCAGATCCAGGACATGCAAAAGCAGATGTACTCAGAGGAAAAGATGCGAAAACAAGAAGAAGCAAAGATGGAACCTGGACTAAGAAAAATGGTAAATCTCACTTTGGATACAAACTTCATACAATTATTGATAAGGATTATGAACTAATCAGAAGATTTGAGACAACAACTGCATCACTTCACGATTCACAGGTTGATCTGTCTGAAAAGGGTGAAGTGGTGTATAGAGATAAAGGATATTTTGGAGCAATAGCAAAAGGTTTTGCAGCAACAATGCAACGAGCTGTAAGAGGACATCCTTTAGGAATAATGGATATCCTCAGAAATGAAAGAATAAGTGTGAAAAGAGTCCCTTGCGAAAGAGTGTATGCAGTGACAAAAGAAATATTTAAAACCAGAAAGGTTCTTGTTACAACTGTAGAAAGAGTGAATGCAAAAATGTTGATGACAGCTTTTTGTTTTAATCTGCATCAATTGAGGACACTAAAAACCAAAGGAGTAATTTAG
- a CDS encoding NAD(P)-dependent alcohol dehydrogenase yields the protein MKVVVYEKYGPPEVLQFKEVDKPIPEDKEILIKIHATTVNRTDCGLRKADPFIARFFTGLIKPKRAILGTEFAGEIEATGNDVKEFIEGDRVFGHSGDKFGTHAEYICLSEDDPIAIKPDNMTYEEAASVCDGAILSLNYLGRANIQSGQKVLINGASGSIGSAAVQLAKYYGAEVTAVCSTTNTEMVSSLGADRIIDYTKEDFTSDEQTYEVVFDAVGKSSFSLCKNIIKSGGIYFSTELGFLAQNPFLELWTSKFGSKKVMFPLPKYTKQDVLFFKELIEEEKIKAVIDRCYSLEQIVEAHRYVEKGHKKGNVVITVEHSNNS from the coding sequence ATGAAAGTGGTTGTATACGAAAAATACGGCCCTCCGGAAGTTCTTCAGTTTAAAGAAGTAGATAAACCGATTCCGGAGGATAAAGAGATTCTTATAAAGATACATGCGACAACAGTTAACAGAACAGACTGTGGTCTTCGAAAGGCTGATCCTTTTATTGCAAGATTTTTCACTGGCCTAATTAAACCAAAAAGAGCGATACTTGGGACGGAGTTTGCCGGGGAAATTGAAGCAACGGGTAACGACGTAAAAGAATTCATAGAAGGTGACCGGGTTTTTGGTCATAGCGGTGACAAATTTGGTACCCATGCTGAGTATATCTGCCTGAGCGAAGATGATCCGATAGCAATAAAGCCGGACAATATGACCTATGAAGAAGCTGCTTCGGTCTGTGATGGGGCAATACTTTCATTGAATTACCTTGGTAGAGCAAATATTCAAAGCGGACAAAAAGTTCTTATAAACGGTGCGTCCGGATCTATAGGTAGCGCAGCAGTGCAGCTTGCTAAGTATTATGGAGCAGAAGTTACTGCTGTATGCAGCACAACAAATACAGAAATGGTAAGCTCTCTGGGAGCGGACAGGATAATTGATTATACAAAAGAGGATTTTACCAGTGATGAACAAACATATGAAGTGGTTTTTGATGCAGTCGGCAAGAGCTCATTTTCACTCTGTAAGAACATCATAAAATCAGGAGGGATCTATTTTTCAACAGAACTGGGTTTCTTAGCTCAGAATCCCTTCTTAGAATTATGGACGTCAAAATTTGGCAGCAAAAAGGTTATGTTTCCGCTTCCAAAATACACGAAACAAGATGTTCTTTTTTTCAAGGAGCTTATTGAAGAGGAAAAGATAAAGGCGGTTATTGATAGATGTTATTCGTTGGAACAAATAGTTGAAGCTCACAGGTATGTTGAAAAAGGGCATAAAAAAGGAAATGTGGTCATAACTGTGGAACATAGTAACAATAGTTAA
- a CDS encoding DUF4386 domain-containing protein, translating to MDSNRKTAIIVGLLFIFAIVMLFIGEAFYKPILDSPDYLDNAYPNKIVVIIGILLEFTGVPAVVLLSVFLFPILKKHNEALALGYVVFRLFEAALLSVAYISKLLLVNLSQDYLNKGGVDASYFQYIGSSIQSVNHWAGTQGLIYHIVFALGSLILYSVLYRSNLVPRFISAWGFIAAIALLTGSVLINIGMFTGISEMGLELIFALPIAVAEIMLSIWLIVKGFNPYAIDQGSGKTEIETI from the coding sequence ATGGATTCAAACAGAAAGACCGCAATAATTGTGGGATTATTGTTTATATTTGCGATTGTTATGCTTTTTATTGGAGAAGCTTTTTACAAACCTATTCTAGATTCTCCGGATTATCTGGATAATGCTTATCCAAACAAAATAGTTGTTATAATTGGAATACTGCTGGAGTTTACAGGTGTTCCTGCAGTAGTTCTCTTATCAGTATTCTTGTTTCCCATCTTAAAAAAACACAATGAAGCCTTAGCTCTGGGGTATGTCGTTTTCAGATTATTTGAGGCTGCCCTCTTAAGTGTTGCTTATATCAGTAAGCTGCTGCTGGTCAATTTAAGTCAGGATTATTTGAATAAAGGAGGGGTGGATGCTTCATATTTTCAATACATAGGTAGTTCGATACAGTCAGTTAATCATTGGGCCGGCACACAAGGACTGATCTATCATATCGTTTTTGCTTTAGGATCTTTGATTCTTTATTCTGTATTGTATAGATCAAATCTCGTTCCACGATTTATATCGGCTTGGGGTTTTATTGCTGCTATTGCTTTGTTAACTGGTTCCGTGCTGATTAATATTGGCATGTTTACTGGAATTTCAGAAATGGGATTGGAGCTTATTTTTGCCCTTCCGATCGCTGTGGCTGAAATCATGCTCTCAATATGGCTTATTGTTAAAGGTTTCAATCCATATGCAATTGATCAAGGGTCTGGAAAAACAGAAATAGAAACGATATAA
- a CDS encoding DUF4386 domain-containing protein, with the protein MVNHIVDDISLRKAALIAGFSYLIIFVLGIAANFVVLMNLFVPEDAATTVNNILTNEGQFRLGILGFIIMVIFDVVVAWALYILLKPVNNSLSLLAAWLRLVNATIFGIALYNLFSVLQLLGSASYLAAFDTAQLQAQVMILLNAFNQTWLIGLIFFGIHLFVLGYLIFKSGYIPKVIGILLIIASLGYLADSFANFLLPNYANYATIFMIIVIVPGVIGELSFTVWLLLKGSKIPEVGS; encoded by the coding sequence ATGGTAAACCACATTGTCGATGATATATCACTACGTAAAGCTGCATTAATTGCCGGTTTTAGTTACCTGATTATTTTTGTACTTGGTATCGCAGCTAACTTTGTCGTTCTCATGAATCTTTTTGTACCGGAAGACGCTGCAACAACTGTAAACAATATTCTGACTAATGAAGGGCAATTTCGTTTAGGTATTTTAGGCTTTATAATCATGGTTATTTTTGATGTGGTGGTGGCCTGGGCACTTTATATTTTACTCAAACCGGTAAACAACAGTCTTTCATTGCTTGCAGCATGGCTAAGACTTGTGAATGCAACTATTTTTGGAATTGCCTTATACAATCTTTTCAGTGTATTACAACTTTTAGGTAGTGCCAGTTACCTGGCTGCATTTGACACAGCTCAACTACAGGCACAGGTGATGATATTACTCAATGCATTTAACCAGACATGGCTGATCGGATTGATCTTTTTTGGTATTCATCTGTTTGTTCTTGGTTATTTAATTTTCAAGTCGGGTTATATTCCAAAAGTTATTGGCATCTTGTTGATAATTGCATCATTAGGTTATCTTGCTGATAGTTTTGCAAACTTCCTTTTACCCAACTATGCAAACTACGCAACAATATTTATGATAATAGTTATCGTTCCCGGAGTTATTGGAGAACTATCGTTTACCGTGTGGCTTCTATTGAAAGGAAGTAAAATACCAGAGGTCGGATCTTGA
- a CDS encoding DUF4386 domain-containing protein: MTNLGVDISQRKAAMVAGFGLLVMTIFALFSLVFALPSLVVPGDATGTANNIMANEGLFRMAICSFLIVVILDVLVAWAFYIVLKPVNKGLSLLMAWFRLVYATIFAFTLLFLVIPLLLLSGADYLTVLTTDQLHTFIMLSLDAFSDGWAVGLVFFGLHLTLLGYLVFRSEYIPRILGVLLIAAGLSYVIDNFGRFLVPYLDLQISTVLGWGELLFMFWLLLRGHRIPEIRS; the protein is encoded by the coding sequence ATGACAAACCTTGGCGTAGATATATCACAACGCAAAGCTGCAATGGTCGCAGGATTCGGGCTTCTGGTAATGACCATATTCGCTCTATTCTCTCTTGTTTTTGCTCTCCCTAGCCTTGTTGTACCAGGAGATGCCACAGGAACGGCAAACAATATCATGGCTAATGAGGGGTTGTTTCGTATGGCCATTTGTAGCTTTCTTATCGTGGTCATTCTTGATGTGCTGGTAGCCTGGGCATTTTATATTGTGCTCAAACCGGTGAACAAGGGTCTTTCGCTACTTATGGCATGGTTTAGGTTGGTTTATGCCACAATCTTTGCATTTACTCTATTATTCCTTGTCATTCCTTTGCTGCTTTTAAGTGGTGCAGACTACCTAACAGTACTTACAACAGATCAGCTGCATACTTTTATAATGTTGTCCCTTGACGCATTCAGTGACGGATGGGCTGTAGGGCTTGTATTTTTTGGTCTTCATCTTACACTCCTTGGGTATTTGGTCTTCAGGTCAGAATACATCCCCCGCATTCTGGGAGTTCTTCTGATAGCTGCAGGTTTAAGTTATGTGATCGATAATTTTGGCAGATTTCTTGTTCCATACCTTGATCTACAGATAAGCACAGTTCTGGGTTGGGGTGAACTGTTATTCATGTTCTGGCTTTTATTAAGAGGGCACAGAATACCTGAAATTAGGTCCTAA
- a CDS encoding NAD(P)-dependent alcohol dehydrogenase, which yields MKAIVWTKYGPPDVLQLREIEKPIPGDNEVLIRIYATTVTSGDVKVRSFKKIPVLLWLPFRITTGLIRPKRTILGSDFAGVIEEVGKDVTRFKVGEQVFGIDGDDCATYAEYKCISEEAAISIKPSIMSYEEAAAIPFGAHTALFFLRDKGNIQSGHKVLIYGASGAVGTAAVQLARYFGAEVTGVCSTTNIGLIKSLRANHVIDYTKDDFTKNDEHYDIIFDTVTKTSFSHCKNSLKQSGVYIATFPTLSVIFQMLWTSVTGNKKVIHAVADERKEDLIFLKELIEAGKLKPVIDRSYPLERIAEAHSYVEKGHKKGNVVIKITHDQV from the coding sequence ATGAAAGCGATCGTATGGACAAAATACGGACCACCGGATGTTCTTCAACTTAGAGAAATAGAAAAACCTATTCCCGGAGACAATGAAGTACTGATAAGAATATATGCAACAACAGTAACATCAGGGGACGTTAAAGTACGAAGTTTCAAAAAAATCCCTGTTTTGCTCTGGCTTCCCTTCAGAATAACAACAGGTCTTATAAGACCAAAAAGAACAATACTTGGAAGCGATTTTGCCGGAGTGATCGAAGAAGTTGGAAAAGACGTAACACGGTTCAAAGTTGGGGAGCAGGTTTTTGGAATTGATGGCGATGATTGTGCCACCTATGCCGAGTATAAGTGTATCTCTGAAGAAGCTGCAATTTCAATAAAACCATCTATCATGTCCTATGAAGAGGCTGCAGCCATTCCTTTTGGTGCACATACTGCATTGTTTTTCCTTAGAGATAAGGGAAACATTCAAAGCGGACATAAAGTCCTCATTTATGGTGCTTCCGGAGCGGTAGGTACCGCAGCAGTGCAGCTTGCCAGATATTTTGGGGCAGAAGTTACCGGGGTATGCAGTACCACGAATATAGGATTGATAAAATCGCTCAGAGCTAATCATGTAATTGACTACACTAAAGATGATTTCACCAAAAATGATGAGCACTATGACATTATTTTTGATACGGTAACCAAAACTTCATTTTCACATTGCAAGAACTCGCTAAAGCAAAGTGGGGTCTATATTGCTACTTTTCCTACATTGTCAGTTATTTTTCAAATGCTATGGACTTCAGTGACAGGCAACAAAAAAGTAATCCATGCAGTAGCAGACGAGCGCAAAGAAGATCTGATTTTTCTGAAAGAGCTTATTGAAGCGGGAAAGTTAAAACCGGTCATAGATAGAAGTTATCCGCTGGAACGAATTGCTGAGGCTCATAGCTATGTCGAAAAAGGACACAAAAAAGGAAATGTCGTCATAAAAATAACTCATGATCAAGTTTGA
- a CDS encoding AMP-binding protein: protein MTTEKQHYLTPHEVARQLRVETKTIHTWLQEGTMDGLKVGRLWRIPRAQLEQTDENCFTKNVGTLSIKEIPRNMCDYSKTREEWNNEIPEYFNFGYDIVDAWAKEDRNKLAMIYVNQLGEEKKYTFRDMMKLSNQAANILLKYGINKGDRVILMLHRVPEWWIFVIALTKLGAVVCPCPTLLTANDLQYRINAGKFKMIVTDMENAPKIDEIRAECPTLNECMLIDGEDENWISFQYELLYPAPVSHHSVSIPVLTSSTDPMLIYFTSGTTGKAKMALHNHAYPLGHRVTAELWQDLTENDLHFTFSDTGWAKCAWGKIFGQWITGSCIFVYDIRGKFKATELLPLIEKYEVTTFCCPPTIYRMLILADLSKFDLTQLRHCCSAGEPLNPEVIKVWKEGTGLNIYEGYGQTETCCAIASFACLENKPGSMGKPSPGWNIELHDESGKQVSNFEEGRIAISLDPRPMGLLVKYINNDEENEKSFQKGFYYTGDKAYTDDEGYFWFVGRDDDVIKSSGYRIGPFEVESALLEHPAVQESAVIGSPDNIRGMIVKAFVVLNEGFEPSDKLIKELQNHVKQTTAPYKYPRSVDFVNELPKTIGGKIKRKELRDMNSGKLQ, encoded by the coding sequence ATGACAACAGAGAAACAACACTATCTCACGCCACATGAAGTGGCCAGACAGCTTAGAGTCGAAACAAAAACGATTCATACGTGGCTTCAGGAAGGAACCATGGATGGCTTAAAGGTTGGCAGGCTATGGAGAATTCCACGTGCTCAACTGGAACAGACAGATGAGAATTGTTTTACAAAGAACGTTGGTACATTGAGCATTAAAGAAATTCCACGCAATATGTGTGACTACAGCAAGACCAGAGAAGAATGGAACAATGAAATTCCAGAATATTTTAATTTCGGATATGACATCGTTGATGCCTGGGCAAAGGAAGACCGTAATAAACTTGCAATGATTTACGTCAATCAATTGGGTGAAGAGAAAAAGTATACATTTCGAGATATGATGAAACTCTCCAACCAGGCAGCAAATATTCTTCTCAAATACGGGATTAACAAAGGAGATAGAGTAATTCTGATGCTTCACCGTGTGCCTGAATGGTGGATATTTGTAATTGCATTGACGAAACTTGGTGCTGTTGTATGCCCGTGTCCGACACTCCTAACAGCAAATGATCTTCAGTACAGGATCAACGCAGGCAAATTCAAAATGATAGTTACTGACATGGAAAATGCACCTAAGATCGATGAGATACGAGCAGAGTGTCCTACTCTTAACGAATGCATGCTTATTGACGGGGAAGACGAAAATTGGATCAGTTTCCAGTATGAGCTCCTATATCCTGCACCTGTGTCACATCACTCAGTATCCATACCCGTACTTACCAGTTCCACCGATCCAATGTTAATATACTTTACATCAGGAACTACAGGTAAAGCCAAGATGGCGCTTCACAACCACGCATACCCTTTGGGTCACAGGGTTACTGCAGAACTTTGGCAGGATCTTACTGAGAATGACCTGCATTTCACTTTCTCAGACACCGGTTGGGCAAAATGTGCATGGGGTAAAATATTCGGGCAATGGATCACTGGTTCATGTATTTTTGTGTATGATATTAGAGGTAAATTCAAGGCAACTGAGCTTCTTCCACTTATCGAGAAGTATGAAGTTACAACCTTCTGTTGTCCACCCACCATTTACAGAATGCTCATACTTGCAGACCTGAGCAAATTCGACCTTACTCAACTCCGTCACTGTTGTAGTGCAGGTGAACCGCTAAATCCTGAAGTTATCAAAGTGTGGAAGGAAGGAACTGGTCTTAACATCTATGAAGGCTACGGCCAAACAGAAACTTGTTGTGCAATTGCATCTTTTGCCTGTTTAGAGAACAAGCCAGGTTCAATGGGCAAACCATCTCCCGGATGGAATATTGAACTGCATGATGAATCCGGCAAACAGGTCAGTAATTTTGAAGAAGGAAGAATCGCGATATCACTTGATCCACGGCCTATGGGTCTTCTTGTGAAATACATTAATAACGATGAAGAAAACGAAAAGTCATTCCAGAAAGGGTTCTATTACACCGGCGATAAGGCATATACGGATGATGAGGGTTACTTCTGGTTTGTCGGTCGTGATGATGATGTCATCAAGAGTTCAGGATACCGTATCGGTCCTTTTGAGGTTGAGAGTGCACTACTTGAACACCCAGCTGTTCAGGAATCTGCTGTCATTGGTTCTCCTGACAATATCAGGGGTATGATAGTCAAGGCTTTTGTAGTACTGAACGAAGGATTTGAACCTTCGGATAAACTAATAAAAGAACTTCAAAACCATGTGAAGCAAACAACAGCACCGTACAAATATCCACGTTCTGTTGATTTCGTGAATGAACTGCCAAAAACTATCGGAGGTAAGATCAAACGAAAAGAACTTCGGGATATGAACTCCGGAAAGCTTCAGTAA
- a CDS encoding VOC family protein, with amino-acid sequence MITQLFVNLPVKDLKRSIEFFTELGFEFDPRLSDENGTCMIVNKDSFVMLLTESLFQLFTAKHRCDSKKCSQMAISLSAESREKVDEIVNKAIKVGGLEAAEPQNNEWMYGRSFEDPDGHVWAIFHMTESSASND; translated from the coding sequence ATGATTACTCAACTTTTCGTAAATTTGCCTGTGAAAGATCTCAAAAGATCAATTGAGTTCTTTACTGAACTTGGTTTTGAATTTGATCCACGGTTATCTGATGAGAACGGTACCTGTATGATCGTGAACAAAGATAGTTTTGTAATGTTACTAACTGAAAGTCTTTTCCAGTTATTTACTGCAAAACATAGATGTGATTCCAAAAAGTGTTCACAGATGGCGATATCCCTATCTGCTGAAAGCAGGGAAAAAGTGGATGAAATAGTAAACAAAGCCATAAAAGTTGGTGGTCTGGAAGCAGCAGAACCACAGAATAATGAATGGATGTATGGACGTAGTTTTGAAGATCCTGACGGACATGTTTGGGCAATATTCCACATGACTGAAAGTTCTGCTAGCAATGATTAA
- a CDS encoding winged helix-turn-helix domain-containing protein, with protein MKKTLLDIMLMSEKRKRVLLLLKDGAKEMEDILKTLCTTRQALLPQIKILEKHFLVSHYEDTYELTSIGKILIDDAAPLLNTLEILDLDVDYWGTHNLDFIPVHLLKRISELQKCEIIKTSNADLYDLNKTVMKSSFMSNSHRTLCTFYHPNFPEFFSGLMQNNANVYFVTTPEVFDKFKKQHIENFENLLKNKLFHFYVCSVKMNFLAMVYNDYHLFLRPLKNNGEVDSSYVLCSNPDSLEWGKDLFKHYMKKSIPITEI; from the coding sequence GTGAAGAAAACGTTGCTTGATATTATGCTAATGTCAGAGAAGAGAAAAAGAGTTCTCCTATTGCTAAAAGATGGAGCAAAGGAAATGGAAGATATTCTCAAAACCTTATGCACCACCAGACAAGCATTACTTCCTCAAATAAAGATACTTGAAAAACACTTTCTTGTTTCTCATTATGAAGATACTTACGAATTGACAAGTATAGGAAAAATATTAATCGATGATGCAGCTCCCCTTTTAAACACTCTCGAAATTTTGGATTTGGATGTTGATTATTGGGGGACCCATAATCTTGATTTTATCCCAGTCCATCTCTTGAAAAGAATTAGTGAACTGCAAAAATGTGAGATTATAAAAACTTCTAATGCAGATCTATACGACCTTAATAAAACAGTTATGAAATCATCCTTCATGTCGAATTCTCACCGTACGCTTTGTACGTTTTATCATCCAAATTTTCCGGAGTTCTTCTCAGGCTTGATGCAGAATAATGCAAATGTATACTTTGTTACAACTCCAGAAGTATTTGATAAATTTAAAAAACAGCACATTGAAAATTTTGAAAATCTTCTAAAAAATAAATTGTTCCACTTTTATGTCTGCTCTGTAAAAATGAATTTTTTAGCTATGGTGTATAATGACTATCATCTCTTCCTACGCCCTCTTAAAAATAACGGAGAGGTTGATAGTAGCTATGTTCTATGTTCAAATCCAGATTCGCTTGAGTGGGGAAAAGACCTCTTTAAACATTACATGAAGAAGTCAATCCCTATAACTGAAATCTGA